Part of the Caldanaerobius fijiensis DSM 17918 genome is shown below.
GCTATTTCTCCTCTGGCTTTGGGAACATCTCAGCCGGCTACAGAACCGTTAGTGGCAACCCTTCAAGGCACTCCTTACGATACCGGGTTAGATCTTGATTTATTAAATGAAATAGCTGAATACTTTAAAAAAGTTAGAGAAGATCATATTAAAAAGGGTGCTATTATGACTACTGAAATAGACACAAGAGCTTTTAAATTCCAGATTCCTGGAGGTATGCTCTCGAACCTTGTTTCACAGTTAAAACAGCAAAATGCATTGGACAAATATGAAGAAGTTTTAAAAGAAGTACCTAGAGTGAGAGAGGACCTGGGTTATCCTCCACTAGTTACACCTACTAGTCAGATGGTAGGGACGCAGGCTACATTAAATGTACTTACAGGTGAAAGATATAAGATGGTTCCTAAAGAAATAAAGGATTATGTTAAAGGGCTTTATGGGAGACCGCCTGTACCTATATCTGAGGAAATAAAGAAAAAAATAATTGGAGATGAAGAAGTTGTAACAGTAAGGCCTGCTGACCTATTAAAGCCACAGATGGATGAATTGAAGAAAGAAATATCTGCATACATCGAGCAAGATGAAGATATACTTTCATATGCGTTATTCCCACAGGTGGCATTGAATTTCTTTAAACAGAGACAAGCGCGAAAATATAAAATAGATTCAGATTTAGTAGATTTTAACGAAAAAGTATATCCTGCTTGATCACTGTAAAGAAGTGTTAATGGTTTTACATTAACACTTCTTGCTTTAAACTATTTTAAAATTTTTCAGAGGTGAAATAGATTGGATTTAACAAAAATGGAAAATAAAGGTAAACTGGAATTGATTGCTGAAAGGAGATTTGCATATAACGGCGAATTGTATAAAGTAATAGATTTTTTAAATAAAACATTAAAACATCATAATTTAATTTTTGGTGTTTCATTAGATGGAGACGAGTTGATAGTTTCTATTTACGAAACTTAAATTTATATGTTATAATCATTTTGAAATCAAATTATATTAAAAAGGTGGTAGGGTGTGAGTAATACAGATTTGATAGACAGGATAAAGCAACACCTTCCTGAGTTCAGTAAGAGCCAGAGGCTTATAGCAGAGTATATACTTGAGCATTATGATAAAGCAGCATTTATGACGGCATCTAAGTTAGGCAAAAAAATAAACGTAAGCGAGTCGACGGTGGTTAGATTTGCCAATGCCATCGGATTTGAAGGGTATCCGGAACTTCAAAAATCATTACAAGATCTTGTAAAAATGAAACTTACTACTATCCAAAGATTGGAATTAGCTGAGGATTATACGGAAAATAATAATATTGTTCAATTTGTGTTAAAATCCGATCTAGAAAATATAAAGGCAACATTAGATACCCTTGATATTGATGTTTTTAATAAGGTTGTTGATAGTTTATTTAATGCCAGAAGAATATATATTATAGGGTTGCGCAGTTCAATGGCTTTAGCAGAATTTTTGGGGTTTTATTTAAATTTGATACTGGACAATGTGAGAGTAGTATCCTATGGCGTAAGCGATATTTTTGAACAATTATTAAGGGTCGGGGAAAATGATGTCGTGATAGGAATAGGGTTTCCAAGGTATTCCCGCAGAACTATTGATGCGCTCAGGTACGCAAAGGAGAAAAAAGCTAAAGTTATTGCAATAACTGATAGCAATTTATCGCCTTTAACTGAATCTGCCGATTGCGTATTATTGGCAAAAAGTAATATTGCTTCATTTGTTGATTCGCTAGTTGCGCCTTTGAGTCTAATAAATGCTTTAATAGTAAGCGTTGGTTTAAGAGAAAAGAACATAATCACTACGTATTTTGATCATCTTGAGAAAATATGGGATAAATATGGGGTTTATTCTGATAAAACAGAAGGGGCTAAAGATGAATAGATTATACCTCATAAGGCATGGAGAAACAGAATGGAATTTGTATAACAAAACTCAGGGTTGTAGAGACATACCTTTAAATGATAATGGTAGACACCAATCAATGATGTTAGCACGAAGAATGAGTATGTATAATATAGATAAGATATATTCCAGTGATCTGAGGAGGGCAGTTGAAACCGCCTCTTATATTGCTGAAATTTTGAAAAAGGATATCATAAGGATGAAAGAATTTAGGGAAATAAATTTTGGTCTGTGGGAAGGTCTTACTTTTGAAGAAATCAAAAAAAACTATCCTGAAGAGCATAAGGTCTGGAAAGAAACTCCTCACAATGCAAAAATACCAGGTGGTGAAATGCTCAAAGACGTATATGAAAGGGTTATGGTGGGGCTTAGAAAGGTATTAGATGAGTCCAGTAATCAAGATATAATAATAGTAAGTCATGGAGGACCCATAAAACTGATGGTGTTAGGTTTATTAGGAATAGATATATCAAAATATAACAGGTTTCGACAGGACAATACAGCGGTTAATATTATTGAAATATATGAAAATAAGAATGCTGTTTTGACTTTGTATAATGACACGCGACACTTATTGTGGTAATCAATGTATGATATTTATTGATATTACATAACATATCATAAATATCATACATTGGGGGATATAAAGATAATGTTATTAAAAATAGAAAAAATGTTAATTTTAATAGGGGCGATTTTATTTTGTCTTATTGTAATGGCAAACAGCGGCATAAAATACAATAAATTCGAAATTAACAATGTTGTAAGAGCTGAAAAATACACTGATATTAATGTTTGTAAGAAGACTGGCTGGATTGAAATAAAATCTAATAAAAATAATGCGAGTATAAGGATTTACCGCAATGGAGAAGAAATAGCATCATTTACTAATAATATTATATTAAATGTTAGCAAAGGTGACATAATAGAGTTGCAGTCAACGACTCCAGCTAAAGTAAAAATAGCAAGGGCAAGCGGGAATATTATTTTCCCTCATGGTATTATAGAAAAATACATTGACGAGAAGATAAGTTTGTTATGCCGTATTGGAATGAGGTGACAGCGATGACTTTATACTCAATAAGAGGGGCTATAAGTGTTGAAGACAATAAAAAAGAAGATATAATAAATGCCGCAAAAATGCTCATAAACGAAATTATTAATTCCAACAACATTGATCCTTCGCAAATAGTGGATATTCTGTTCTCGGTTACTAAAGATCTTGATGATGCATACCCGGCACCGGCTATAAGATCTTTGGGATATGATATACCTGTAATGTGTTTACAGGAGGCCGAGGTTAAACATAGCTTAAGGAGATGTATACGGGTATTAGTACATATTCAGGCTGATGAGCACAAAAAAATTAAGCATGTTTACTTAAAAAAGGCAAAGATATTAAGACCCGATATATCAAATTTAAAAATAGCTATTGATGGCCCTGCAGGAGCGGGTAAAAGTACCGTTGCGAAAGAGTTAGCTCAGCGGTTGAATATAGAATATATTGATACAGGAGCAATGTATAGGGCTGTAACATTAAAATTGCTAGATAAACATGTAGATTTTAGTGATACAGATACTGTAGTGGATATTTTAAATTCCACAGAAATACAGTTTGAAAATGGCAGGATTTATCTAGACAATAAAGATGTAACTGAAGATATAAGATCTGCTCTTGTGACCGCAAATGTATCTAAAGTAGCCAGCATACCTGAGGTAAGGCGTATATTAGTGTCGCTACAGAGAAAGATAGCAGATTGCAAAAGTGTCGTAATGGAAGGCAGAGATATTGGTACGACAGTCCTTAAAGATGCCGATTTAAAAATATTTCTTACCTCATCTGTTGAAATAAGAGCAAAAAGGCGATATGAGGAATTAAAAAGAAAAGGTGTAAAGATTGAATTTAGTGAAGTTATTGAACAGATAAAGGCAAGAGATTTGCAGGATGAAACCAGAGAATATTCACCGCTAAAAATGGCAGATGATGCACATCTAATAGATGCTTCTAATATGTCAGTAGATGAGGTGGTATGCCACATAATAGAATTGTTAAAATAGATTTATAAGGTAGGTGTTTTACCTTATGTTTTATAATATAGCAAAAATAATTGTCAAATTATTATTGCTATTATTTTTTAGAATAGAAGTTCGAGGTATTGATAACATTCCTGAGAGCGGGGCTTTTATTCTTTGCCCTAATCATATAAGCTATTTTGATCCTCCTTTAGTTGCATGTTTTATAAAACGTAGAATATATTATATGGCGAAAGAGGAATTGTTTCATAATAAGCTTTTCGGAAAAATATTGAAGATGTTAGGTGCATTTCCTGTTAAAAGGGGTACTGCAGATTTTATGGCAATAAAAACTGCTCTTAAAATACTGAAAGAAGGTAAGGCGTTGGGACTTTTTGTAGAAGGGACAAGAAGTAGAAATCGTGAGCTAAAAAAAGCAGAACCTGGTGTAGCGCTCTTGTCTATTAAAGCTTCATGTCCCATTGTTCCCGTGGCCATCGTAGGCGAGTACAAATTATTCAATAAAATTATAATAAATATAGGTAGTCCTTTTTATTTAAAAGTAAATTCGAATAATAAGAATGATAGTGAATATTTAAGTGAAATAAGTCAGATTGTCATAGAAAAAATCAGAGCACTACAGGAGGAAGCAAATGAAAATAATAGTGGCTAAAATGGCAGGGTATTGCTTTGGTGTTAAAAGAGCTGTAAACTTTATTGACGAATTGCTTAAAAGAGGCGTTAATCCTATATATACGTATGGTCCCATAATTCATAATCCACAAGTAGTTGAATTTTATGATAAGAAGGGTGTAAAAGTTGTTGATTCTATAGATGAACTAACACCGGAAAGCAATCTCATCATACGTACCCATGGAATATCCAAAGAAGAATATCGTTTGATTCGTGATAAGGGATGTACCATTTTTGATAAAACTTGCCCATTTGTAAAAAAAGTTCAGAAAATAGCAAATACATACTATAGAAAAGGATATCAAATTGTTATTGTAGGAGATCCTACACATCCCGAAGTAAAAGGAGTAAACGGATGGTGTGATAATACAGCCATTATCTTGAATTCTATCGAAGAAGCAGAGACAATACCTAATTTTGAAAAAGGTTGCGCTGTTTCTCAGACGACGATGATGCGCGAAAAGTGGGAAAAGATAGTTGAGATTTTGAGTAAAAAAATAAATGATTTGGTTACTTTTAATACAATTTGTGATGCCACATATCAGCGTCAAACAGAGGCTGAAAACCTTGCCAAAGAAGTAGATGTGATGATAGTGGTAGGAGGATTAAACAGCTCAAACACGAAGAAGTTAGCGGAGCTTTGCCAAAAACATTGTAAAAGAACATACCATATTGAATCAAAGGAACAATTGCCATTAAACAAATTATCGAAAAGTGATATAATAGGTATAACGGCTGGTGCTTCAACACCGGATTGGGTTATAAACTCAGTAATTGATGAGTTGCAAAAACAAGCGAAGGGTAGGGATTAAAATTGGATTACATGAATGAATATGAAAAAACTTTTAAAGAAATTAAAAGGGGAGATGTAGTCGAAGGCACGGTTATTCAAGTAAATGATGAGGGAGCGATATTAAATATAGGCTATAAAGCAGATGCTTTTGTGCCAAAAAACGAGTTAACTTATGATGACGAAGAATTGCCTTCAGATGTGGTTAAAGTGGGGGATAAAATTGAAGTCGAAATTTTAAGACTTGAAAATGAGGATGGAAATGTTCTTGCTTCTAAAAAACGCGTCGATTCTTCTAAAATTTGGGATGAACTAAAGAATGATTATGAAGAACAAAATGCTGTAAAAGGCAAAATATATAAGACCGTAAAAGGCGGTGTATTAGGTAGTGTAAAAGGCTTTAGTTGCTTTATACCAGCATCTCATTTAGATTTAAAACACGTAGATAACCTTAATGATTACATTGGGAAAACTATCGATTTAAAAATAATTGAAATAGATGAGCAAAAGAAAAGAATAGTAGGGTCCAGAAGAAATTATTTAAAAGATATGATAGAAAAGAAAAAGGCTGAAACATTGAAAAATCTACAGGTGGGTCAGGTAGTTAAAGGCGTAGTGAAGAGTCTAACAGAATATGGAGCATTTGTTGATATAGGGGGTATTGATGGTCTGCTCAGGATAAATGAAATATCATGGGGACGAATTAAACATCCATCTGATGTATTAAGCATTGGAGATGAATTAGAAGTTTATATATTGAATATTGATCGGGAAAACGAAAAAATAGCTTTAAGCTTAAAAAAGATAATTCCAAACCCATGGGATAGTGCTGATAGAAAATACCATGTAGGTGATATTAAAACAGGAAAGGTTGTAGGAATAACTCAATTTGGAGTGTTTGTAGAATTAGAACCGGGGATTGATGGACTAATTCATAAAACACATTTGAACGAAAAAGGTGATTTAAAAGAGGGTGACATAGTTAATGTTGAAGTACTAAATGTAGATTTAGACAAAAAAAGAATAAGGCTGAAGATTAAATAAAAAATTTAAAAACCCTTGACTTTTAGATAAAATCTGCTAAAATGTATCTTATTGAATATATATGAAGGAGGTAATTAATATAGAATGAATGCTTTGGGCCGTCATATTTTGGCAGAGATATATGGTTGCGACGCCGAAATATTAAATGATCGAGAGAATATAGAACGTATTATGGTTGAATCTGCTCTAAGAGCTGGAGCTGAAGTAAGAGAAGTGGCTTTTCATAAGTTTAGTCCTCAAGGTGTAAGTGGAGTTGTAATTATATCAGAATCTCACCTTACGATACACACTTGGCCTGAATTAGGATATGCTGCAGTTGATGTTTTTACATGTGGAAATGATGTCAATCCATGGGACGCATGTAACTTTTTAACAAGCATGCTTAATGCCAAGCATATGACTGCTACAGAGGTTAAGCGAGGGATATTTGAGCAGCCCGTAAAAGTTGCTAATTTATAGATAAGCGGGATTTGATGATAGATTCTACAAAATTATTAAATAGAGTCGTGAATTTTCACGACTTTTTTGTTATAGGGTTAAAGGGGTTATTATTTTGCTGTACAGAGAGTTTATTAAAGAGATATTGGAGATTGCTGGACTTGATTTATCCGCATATAAAGAGAATCAAATGATGCGCAGAATAAAAACACTTATGACTCGCCATAATTTGAATGAATATTCTGATTATTTAACATTGCTTAGAAACAATAAAGATGCTTATAATGAGTTTATTGATTATATAACTATTAATGTCTCTGAATTTTTCCGCAATCCTCAACAATGGTCTATATTGGAAAATGATATAATCCCAATTATAAGTAAAAAAAGATTTATTAAAGTTTGGAGTGCAGCATGCTCTAATGGAGAAGAACCTTACTCGATTTCATTGTTGTTGAGAAAATATATTGATCCGAAAAGGTTTACGATAATTGCTTCAGATATTGATGAAAACGCGTTAAAAAAAGCGAAAGCAGGTATCTACAATGCTAAAAGCATTGAAAATGTACCTACAGAATTTATGAAGTACTTTGATTCAAAAAATGGAATGTACGCGATTAAAGAAGAAATAAAAGAAAATGTCTCCTTTGTAAAGCATGATCTTATATTAGATGAATATTTCAGCGATATTGATCTACTATTGTGTAGGAACGTAGTTATTTATTTTAATGAAGATACAAAAGAAATGGTATTTTATAAATTGGCAAAGGCTCTAAACCCAGGCGGTATTTTGTTTGTAGGTAGTACTGAACAGATTTTTATGCCAAAACGTTTTGGTTTAGAACAGTTTAAATCGTTCTTTTATAAAAAGGTTGAATAAAACTATGTTTTATTCAACCTGAACATTTTTAGGATTATATAAATTCAATAGTTTAAGCAATTTATCGCTGGGCTCAAAAAGAAGAAAACAGTGTTTACCATTTTGACTAAATATACCAAAATATAATTTATCAATGTTATTATACGCTTTAAATATTTTATAATTGCGAATGTTATGAGATATCTTTTTGTATGCGTCACTGTTGACGGGGGCTATCACCTCAAATTCTTTTGCATTGGTGGATAAAATATGAACCCTTTTACTATTCATTATGACTTTAGCGATATCAATATCTCCGTTGGTAAATGTGTATTCATATTCGATCTTTTGGCTATTTCGTAAAACGTACAAGCCATATGCAATACCACCTGCTATAACTGCTATAATCAAGTTGATAATGTTGAAGTGAGCAAGTATACTAAATAGAAAGTTTAATGATATTAATCCAAAAATAACCATAAATAGGTATGAGGTATAGTATATAATATTGTTTAAAGTCATATCTTTCTTTTTAACGACCTCTTCGTGAAAATTGTCCATTAATTAATGTGCTCCTTTCTATTTTTAGTTTCTTAAATATTATTTTATCACAAATCATACACGACCTCCACCCCTTTTTTCTCAAATTCTTCCAGAATATTATCATCAGGTTTTTTATCTGTAATAAGTATATCAATCTCTTCGGGTTGTGCCAGGGTAAAAGGTAGGCTTTTATTAAACTTAGATGAATCCATAAGCATAATTTTTTTCTTAGCGTTCTTTATTACATAACTTTTTATTTCATTGTCATAAATATTGGGATTAGTAAACCCCGCTGATATCGAATAACCACCAATAGATAAAAATGCCAAATCTATATTCAAGCTTTGTAGATTCTTTAATGCGAAAGGACCTGAAGAAGATATTGTATGGTGATTTAAATTGCCCCCTAATAAAATTATTTCTATATTACTTCTTTTTAAAAGCTCTATGGCTATGTTTGGAGCATTTGTTATTACATATAGTCTAATATTAGGTATTTGTTTTGCAAAAGTCATAAGTGTAGTTCCTGCGTCTATAAAAGTAGAGGTATTTTCTACAAGATATCGCGTAGCTATCCTTGCTATTTTTTCTTTTGCTGCAATATTTTCTAGCATACTCCTATTAAAATCATATTCACCAGCGCTTAGTGAATTTATCGAACGAGCACCACCGTGAACTCTTATTAACTTATTTTGTGATTCAAGATACATGAGATCTCTTCTTAAAGTCATTTCAGATACATCTGGAAAGAATTTTTTTAACTCACTCAGTCTTACTTCTCCTTTTGAATTTATCAAATTTAATATTTTTTGTCTTCTATCAACGGTCATTACTTTCATCCTTTCTGTTGCATATATTAATTTTATGAAAGATACGCTTAAATGTCAACATTTTTATATGTTAAATACAAACATAAATATAACATATTATTGACAGAAAATTATTGACTTAAACATAAAATGGATATATAATTAAATTAAATTATCACAGGTGGCGGTTCTATGAAACGTTCAAAAAGGTTTCAAGTTTTGGATAGTAGACCTATAAATAACGATGCATTTATGAGGGAGTGGCCCGAAAAGGGTTTTATTGCCATGGAATCTCTCAGAGATCCGAAACCATCAATAAAAATTGAAAATGGTGTGATTGTAGAACTAGATGGGAAAAAGCGCGACGAATTTGATTTTATTGATGAGTTTATTGCTGATAACTCTATTGATATATCCGCCGCAATTAACGCTATGAACATAAAAAGTATTGATATAGCAAAAATGCTTGTTGATGTAAATGTAAGTAGAAGAGAAATTCTAAATATCACGAGAGGCTTGACACCTGCCAAAATATTGGAAGTTGTAAATTCTATGAACGTAGTAGAAATGATGATGGCTATGCAGAAGATGAGAGCAAGGAAAATTCCTTCTATTCAGGCTCATGTAACTAATCTCATGGATAACCCTGTGCTTATAGCAGCAGATGCAGCAGAAGGGGCTTTAAGGGGATTTGATGAAGAAGAGACTACGGTAGGTATAGCTCGTTATGCGCCCTTAAATGCATTGGCACTTCTTGTAGGTTCACAGACAGGTCGTGGTGGCGTATTAACTCAGTGTGCTGTAGAAGAAGCGACGGAGCTTAACATAGCCATGAGGGGACTTACTTCCTATGCTGAAACAATATCGGTCTACGGGACTGAGGGTGTGTTTATCGATGGCGACGATACGCCATTTTCAAAAGCATTTTTAGCATCCGCTTATGCATCCCGCGGCCTCAAGATAAGGTTTACATCTGGTACAGGATCTGAAGTACTTATGGGTGATGCCGAAGGAAAATCGATGCTTTACCTTGAAATCAGGTGTATTATGATTGCAAAAGGAGCAGGTGTACAAGGGATACAAAATGGATCTATAAGCTGTATTGGGGTTACTTCTTCAGTTCCATCAGGAATAAGAGCTATACTGGCTGAAAATCTTGTAGCTGCTATGCTGGATTTGGAAGTAGCATCCGGTAATGATCAGACGTTTTCGCATTCGGATATAAGGCGAACAGCTAAGACAATGCTGCAGTTTCTGCCAGGTACAGATTTTATATTTTCAGGTTATAGTGCCACACCTAATTATGATAATATGTTTGCAGGATCTAATTTTGATGTAGATGACTATGACGATTATAATGTGTTGCAGAGGGATTTAAAAGTAGATGGTGGTTTGAGGCCTGTGTCAGAAGAAGAAGTAATAATGGTCAGAAATAGGGCAGCAAGGGCTTTAAAATCCGTTTTTACCCAATTAGGATTACCACCCATAACCAATGAAGAAGTAGAGAAAGCTACGTATGCTCATGGAAGTAAAGATATGCCTGAAAGAGATATAGTAAAGGATTTGTTAGCGATAGATGAAATGATGAAAAAAGGCATAACAGGGCTTGACGTTGTAAAAGCTCTTTATAGATCTGGATTTGAAGATATTGCAGAAAATATTTTAAACATGTTAAAACAACGAGTATCAGGTGATTATTTACAAACATCTTCTATAATTGACAAGAATTTTAACGTAATAAGTGCTGTAAACTGTGAAAACGATTATAGGGGTCCTGGAACAGGTTATATCATGAGCGAGGAAAGATGGAATGAAATAAAAGCGATTCCTCATCTTATAGATCCAGATGAATATTAGAAAGAGGGATCTTAAGAAATGGATGAGTTGGTTAGAATCATTACCCAAAAGGTTATACAGGAATTAAAAAAACGATCATCTTTAGAGAATAATTTTAGAGCTGACGAGGTAGTCATTGGGGTTGGGCCGGCTTTCTTAAAATCCCAATTTAAAACTATAGCTAATATTCCTTTGCGCGATGTCTTAAGAGAAGTAATAGCAGGCATAGAAGAAGAGGGTATGCACTACAGAGTATTCAGAATTTATTCTACTGCAGATGTGGCTTTTATAGCATGGGAAGCGGCAAAAATGAGCGGTTCAGGTATTGGCATAGGCATTCAATCAAAAGGGACCACAGTAATACACCAAAAAGACCTCTTGCCACTATCTAATTTAGAGTTGTTTCCACAGGCGCCATTGTTAGATTTACCTACATATCGTGAAATAGGTAGAAATGCCGCTAGATACGCTAAAGGAGATGTACCAATGCCTATAAAAGTAAAAAACGATTATATGATTAGGCCAAAATATCAGGCAAAGGCGGCTGTATTATATATAAAGGAAAAAGAATGTGTTAAAAATATACCTCCAGAACAAATCGACTGGGGTGATGAACAATGGCATTAAGCAGAGAAGATTATCCTCTTTCGGTTAAGAGACGAGAATTGATAAGGACATACACTGGTAAGTCTTTTGATGATATTAACCTCAAGAGCGTCAATGACGGCAGTATAAGCCAGGGTGATTTAAGGATATCAGGTAATGTACTTATGTATCAAGCTGAGATAGCAGAAGCGTGTGAAAGGCCACAATTAGCAGAAAATCTAAGAAGAGCTGCAGAGCTTACAGTTGTTCCTGATAATAAAATATTAGAAATATATAACGCATTAAGGCCTCATAGGTCTACAAAGCAAGAATTATTAGATATAGCCGATGAATTGGAGAAAAAATATAATGCAAAAAGATGCGCTGCTCTTGTAAGGAAGGCTGCAGACACATATGAGCGAAGAGGAGTCCTTAAAAGATGATCGTAGCAGGAATTGATGTTGGCAATTCTACTACCGAAGTAACGCTGGCAGAAGGTAATAAAAATACGATAAGGTTTTTATCCAGCGGGATAAGCGATACTACAGGTTTAAAAGGTACACAGGATAACATAGTTGGGATATTAAACGCATTACAAGATGCCACGAAAAAATCCGGTATAAGCATAAAAGATATTGACTTATGCGGTATCAATAAAGTATCTCCTGTAATTGGAGATATCGCAGTGCAAAACGTCACCGAAACAATAATAACAGAATCGTCAATGATTGGCCATAATCCGGATACCCCTGGAGGTTGTGGCATAGGTGTGGGGGTTATAGTAGATATAAATTTGTTAGAAAATATCTCTAAAAGTCAACCTGTAATTGTTCTTGTTCCGTCTGATTGGAGTTTTCAAAAAGCTGCTGCTGAACTCCAAAAAGCCTTAAAAAATGGTATTAACGTGGTAGGTGCTATAGTACAAAATAACGATGGGGTATTAATATCTAATCGCATTAATAAGACAATTCCCATTATTGATGAAGTAAAAAACATCGAAAAAATACCAAAAGGTTCTATAGCTGCAATTGAGGTTGCACCTCCAGGTCAGTATATAAGAGAACTTTCAAACCCTTACGGTATCGCTACATTATTAAAATTATCACCTAAAGAAACAAAAAAGGTTATACCTATTGCGAAGTCACTAATAGGAAAGCGCTCTGGTGTGGTTATTATGGCACCTGAAGGAGAAGTGAAAGAAAAGGTTGTCCCGGCAGGTTCGATAACGCTCATAGGCAAAAACAATGAAATAACCGTTGATGTCAGCGAAGGTGCTGATGCTATCATGGATGCACTTTCTATGGTAGGAGATCTATTAAACGTTACTGCAGAAAAGGAAACAAATATAGGGTCTATGCTACACCACATAAGGTCAACTATGGCAGCTGTTTCAGGCCTTCCCACCAATGAAATAATGATATCGGATTTATATGCTGTTGATACTATTGT
Proteins encoded:
- a CDS encoding histidine phosphatase family protein, with product MNRLYLIRHGETEWNLYNKTQGCRDIPLNDNGRHQSMMLARRMSMYNIDKIYSSDLRRAVETASYIAEILKKDIIRMKEFREINFGLWEGLTFEEIKKNYPEEHKVWKETPHNAKIPGGEMLKDVYERVMVGLRKVLDESSNQDIIIVSHGGPIKLMVLGLLGIDISKYNRFRQDNTAVNIIEIYENKNAVLTLYNDTRHLLW
- a CDS encoding 30S ribosomal protein S1; translation: MNEYEKTFKEIKRGDVVEGTVIQVNDEGAILNIGYKADAFVPKNELTYDDEELPSDVVKVGDKIEVEILRLENEDGNVLASKKRVDSSKIWDELKNDYEEQNAVKGKIYKTVKGGVLGSVKGFSCFIPASHLDLKHVDNLNDYIGKTIDLKIIEIDEQKKRIVGSRRNYLKDMIEKKKAETLKNLQVGQVVKGVVKSLTEYGAFVDIGGIDGLLRINEISWGRIKHPSDVLSIGDELEVYILNIDRENEKIALSLKKIIPNPWDSADRKYHVGDIKTGKVVGITQFGVFVELEPGIDGLIHKTHLNEKGDLKEGDIVNVEVLNVDLDKKRIRLKIK
- a CDS encoding lysophospholipid acyltransferase family protein: MFYNIAKIIVKLLLLLFFRIEVRGIDNIPESGAFILCPNHISYFDPPLVACFIKRRIYYMAKEELFHNKLFGKILKMLGAFPVKRGTADFMAIKTALKILKEGKALGLFVEGTRSRNRELKKAEPGVALLSIKASCPIVPVAIVGEYKLFNKIIINIGSPFYLKVNSNNKNDSEYLSEISQIVIEKIRALQEEANENNSG
- a CDS encoding 4-hydroxy-3-methylbut-2-enyl diphosphate reductase; its protein translation is MKIIVAKMAGYCFGVKRAVNFIDELLKRGVNPIYTYGPIIHNPQVVEFYDKKGVKVVDSIDELTPESNLIIRTHGISKEEYRLIRDKGCTIFDKTCPFVKKVQKIANTYYRKGYQIVIVGDPTHPEVKGVNGWCDNTAIILNSIEEAETIPNFEKGCAVSQTTMMREKWEKIVEILSKKINDLVTFNTICDATYQRQTEAENLAKEVDVMIVVGGLNSSNTKKLAELCQKHCKRTYHIESKEQLPLNKLSKSDIIGITAGASTPDWVINSVIDELQKQAKGRD
- the speD gene encoding adenosylmethionine decarboxylase, encoding MNALGRHILAEIYGCDAEILNDRENIERIMVESALRAGAEVREVAFHKFSPQGVSGVVIISESHLTIHTWPELGYAAVDVFTCGNDVNPWDACNFLTSMLNAKHMTATEVKRGIFEQPVKVANL
- the cmk gene encoding (d)CMP kinase, with protein sequence MTLYSIRGAISVEDNKKEDIINAAKMLINEIINSNNIDPSQIVDILFSVTKDLDDAYPAPAIRSLGYDIPVMCLQEAEVKHSLRRCIRVLVHIQADEHKKIKHVYLKKAKILRPDISNLKIAIDGPAGAGKSTVAKELAQRLNIEYIDTGAMYRAVTLKLLDKHVDFSDTDTVVDILNSTEIQFENGRIYLDNKDVTEDIRSALVTANVSKVASIPEVRRILVSLQRKIADCKSVVMEGRDIGTTVLKDADLKIFLTSSVEIRAKRRYEELKRKGVKIEFSEVIEQIKARDLQDETREYSPLKMADDAHLIDASNMSVDEVVCHIIELLK
- a CDS encoding oxaloacetate decarboxylase subunit alpha, with translation MAKVMITETVLRDAHQSLLATRMTTDEMLPIAEKLDKVGYFSLEMWGGATFDACMRFLNEDPWDRLRKLRDKIKNTKLQMLLRGQNLLGYRHYPDDVVEAFVAKAIDNGIDIIRIFDALNDIRNLEVAIKATKKYKGHAQGTVVYTLSPVHNIDTYVDMAKKLEDMGCDSICIKDMAGLLTPYTAYELIKKMKETIKLPIQLHSHYTTGVADMTYLKAIEAGVDVVDTAISPLALGTSQPATEPLVATLQGTPYDTGLDLDLLNEIAEYFKKVREDHIKKGAIMTTEIDTRAFKFQIPGGMLSNLVSQLKQQNALDKYEEVLKEVPRVREDLGYPPLVTPTSQMVGTQATLNVLTGERYKMVPKEIKDYVKGLYGRPPVPISEEIKKKIIGDEEVVTVRPADLLKPQMDELKKEISAYIEQDEDILSYALFPQVALNFFKQRQARKYKIDSDLVDFNEKVYPA
- a CDS encoding YpmA family protein; the encoded protein is MDLTKMENKGKLELIAERRFAYNGELYKVIDFLNKTLKHHNLIFGVSLDGDELIVSIYET
- a CDS encoding MurR/RpiR family transcriptional regulator, with translation MSNTDLIDRIKQHLPEFSKSQRLIAEYILEHYDKAAFMTASKLGKKINVSESTVVRFANAIGFEGYPELQKSLQDLVKMKLTTIQRLELAEDYTENNNIVQFVLKSDLENIKATLDTLDIDVFNKVVDSLFNARRIYIIGLRSSMALAEFLGFYLNLILDNVRVVSYGVSDIFEQLLRVGENDVVIGIGFPRYSRRTIDALRYAKEKKAKVIAITDSNLSPLTESADCVLLAKSNIASFVDSLVAPLSLINALIVSVGLREKNIITTYFDHLEKIWDKYGVYSDKTEGAKDE